One part of the Elusimicrobiaceae bacterium genome encodes these proteins:
- a CDS encoding DUF4422 domain-containing protein: MNSPKVKIFISYKDEHKLFKNEIITPIQTGRAIATKSFEGMLGDDTGDNVSKENPRYNELSAQYWVWKHYEEIGNPDYVGFMHYRRHFVFDENFSLQNKASWFPGMPIYKIAAQDASCEKNLYPEAILATLKEQADCYVIKPYDIRQFAPGDLYMKHHFLNYVPGSRRDVWNQFVQVVCDVTPDYVPYLRQFMYGHTLHACNMFIMKKDLFFEYSSFCFRVLKELDKRVDSSSFKGQEERFLGFLGEYLLTIFVMKLQQESSRKISYLDALFLTEKNSSFTKKLSDYFAIINTSTHKVLVLFGKQIKLKRHNRARLLVKRLEMQEKQLAVLESKITDLEEELFFKELKKR; the protein is encoded by the coding sequence ATGAACTCACCAAAAGTGAAAATTTTTATTTCTTATAAAGACGAACATAAATTGTTTAAAAATGAAATTATTACTCCGATTCAAACGGGGCGTGCCATCGCCACGAAATCTTTTGAAGGAATGCTTGGAGATGATACCGGAGATAATGTTTCTAAAGAGAATCCGCGTTATAATGAACTCTCAGCCCAATATTGGGTATGGAAGCATTATGAAGAAATAGGAAATCCGGATTATGTAGGTTTTATGCATTATCGCCGGCATTTTGTGTTTGATGAAAACTTTTCCTTACAGAATAAAGCTTCATGGTTCCCCGGAATGCCCATTTACAAAATCGCTGCCCAGGATGCTTCGTGTGAAAAAAACCTCTATCCGGAAGCAATCCTGGCGACGTTAAAGGAACAAGCGGATTGTTACGTAATTAAACCCTATGATATCCGTCAGTTTGCCCCGGGTGATTTATATATGAAACATCATTTCCTCAATTATGTACCGGGTAGTAGGCGGGATGTTTGGAATCAATTTGTCCAGGTTGTGTGTGATGTAACGCCTGACTATGTGCCGTATCTTAGACAATTTATGTACGGGCACACATTGCATGCTTGTAATATGTTTATCATGAAAAAAGATTTGTTTTTTGAATATTCCTCGTTCTGTTTCCGTGTTCTAAAAGAATTAGATAAGCGGGTGGACAGTAGTTCGTTTAAAGGACAAGAGGAACGTTTCCTGGGATTTTTGGGGGAATATTTGTTGACCATTTTTGTCATGAAACTACAGCAAGAATCATCGCGTAAGATAAGTTACTTAGACGCCTTGTTCTTGACGGAGAAAAATAGTTCCTTTACTAAAAAACTGTCTGATTATTTTGCCATTATCAATACCTCCACCCACAAAGTATTAGTTCTGTTTGGTAAACAGATTAAACTGAAACGTCATAACCGTGCACGGTTATTGGTAAAAAGATTAGAGATGCAAGAAAAACAATTAGCTGTCTTGGAAAGTAAAATTACGGATTTAGAAGAAGAATTGTTTTTCAAAGAGTTGAAAAAACGATGA
- a CDS encoding DUF4422 domain-containing protein — MMKSNIKIFVTYKEKNKVLRSNIISPIQTGRAISNEVFENMLGDDTGDNISKENPCYNELSAQYWVWKHYEEIGNPDYVGFMHYRRHFLFNEAYEHSNQRWLNHTIFFEPSITTSYIETNLSDLAIQNAVLGNDILILKKIDIQKINPTFRNIRDCYTQNVPQANGKNFDILIESILQLYPELQKEVNYLKTTNFQCLCNMFVMKKELFFEYSSFLFKILENVTKKIDIQGYSSQALRFCGYFGEMLLTLFVHLKEKNSNLKIKQLDGVYFLNTKEQEELFPVFQKNNVAVAMSSSNEYVPYLSVCLQSLQDHVSKDHNYDIVVFERNITDENKAILKKQIEQENISLRFYNPVDLFEKYNLHYPSCYNLECYFRLVSPYIFRHYKKIVFTDVDLLFNADIAELYDINIDKYPLGAVQDYIWGIFVNNPKLDWREYARDVLNLENLYNYFNTGVMLLNVEEFNKNRYSNKLLELVSHTQFRILEQDGLNKFFQSTIKYIPSAWNFPTLNSVYKSMIEWMPYEFAVKYKQDRLSPKIIHFAGSEKPWYYLENEMADIWWKYARKTPFYEMILEMILERKWKHEITQLSANTNLLFNYHKNLLHYYKYKIILPFVWGNLRVKYNNKKSMYKQKVSQARHWLSQHN; from the coding sequence ATGATGAAAAGTAATATTAAAATATTTGTAACATATAAAGAAAAAAATAAAGTTTTACGCTCGAATATCATATCCCCCATTCAAACAGGAAGAGCTATTTCTAATGAAGTATTTGAAAATATGTTGGGTGATGATACGGGGGATAATATTTCCAAAGAAAATCCGTGTTATAATGAACTGTCTGCCCAATATTGGGTGTGGAAGCATTATGAAGAAATAGGCAATCCGGACTATGTGGGTTTCATGCATTATCGTCGGCATTTTTTATTTAATGAGGCGTATGAACATTCAAATCAAAGATGGTTGAATCATACTATATTTTTTGAGCCGTCAATAACTACGTCTTATATAGAAACAAATTTATCTGATTTGGCAATACAAAATGCAGTTTTGGGAAACGATATATTGATTTTAAAAAAAATTGATATTCAGAAAATAAATCCAACTTTTCGTAACATTAGAGATTGTTATACCCAAAATGTTCCTCAAGCAAATGGAAAAAATTTTGATATTTTAATAGAGTCAATTTTACAATTATATCCTGAGTTGCAAAAAGAGGTCAACTATCTTAAGACAACTAATTTTCAATGTTTATGTAATATGTTTGTCATGAAAAAAGAGCTCTTTTTTGAATATTCTAGTTTTTTATTTAAGATTTTAGAAAATGTAACTAAAAAAATTGATATACAAGGTTATTCCTCACAAGCACTTCGATTCTGTGGCTATTTTGGCGAGATGTTATTAACTCTATTTGTGCATTTGAAAGAAAAAAATTCAAATCTTAAAATCAAACAATTGGATGGCGTTTATTTCTTAAATACAAAAGAACAAGAAGAATTATTTCCAGTATTTCAAAAAAATAATGTCGCTGTTGCTATGTCTTCGAGTAATGAATATGTGCCCTATTTATCAGTTTGTTTGCAATCTTTACAGGACCATGTATCAAAAGACCATAATTATGATATTGTCGTTTTTGAACGAAATATTACAGATGAAAATAAAGCAATTTTAAAAAAACAAATTGAACAAGAAAACATTTCTTTAAGATTCTATAATCCGGTTGATTTGTTTGAAAAATATAATTTACATTATCCTTCTTGTTATAACTTGGAATGTTATTTTAGATTAGTTTCTCCTTATATATTTAGGCATTATAAAAAAATAGTTTTTACAGATGTGGACTTATTATTTAATGCAGATATTGCAGAATTGTATGATATCAATATTGATAAATATCCCTTAGGGGCCGTGCAGGATTATATTTGGGGAATATTCGTAAATAATCCAAAGTTAGACTGGCGAGAATATGCACGAGATGTGTTGAACTTAGAAAATCTATATAATTATTTTAATACCGGTGTTATGTTGTTAAATGTGGAAGAATTTAATAAAAATCGATATTCGAATAAATTATTAGAATTGGTATCTCATACGCAATTTAGAATATTAGAGCAAGATGGATTAAACAAATTTTTTCAATCCACTATCAAATATATTCCCTCTGCATGGAATTTTCCTACTTTAAATAGTGTGTATAAATCCATGATAGAGTGGATGCCCTATGAATTTGCTGTTAAATACAAACAAGATAGATTATCTCCAAAAATCATACATTTTGCCGGAAGTGAAAAACCTTGGTATTATTTAGAAAATGAAATGGCAGATATTTGGTGGAAATATGCCCGCAAAACTCCTTTCTATGAAATGATATTAGAAATGATATTAGAACGAAAATGGAAGCATGAAATTACGCAATTAAGTGCGAATACGAACTTGTTGTTTAACTATCATAAAAACTTGTTGCATTATTATAAATATAAAATAATTCTTCCTTTTGTTTGGGGAAACCTACGAGTCAAATATAACAATAAAAAATCAATGTATAAACAAAAAGTATCTCAAGCCCGTCATTGGCTTTCCCAACATAACTAA
- a CDS encoding FAD-dependent oxidoreductase yields MGIVILGAGIAGISAGFHLKKANKPSVIYEKTNDWGGLCGNFTIKGFRFDRFVHFTFTDDPYIKGIFETSSPLLEHPPVSSNYYKGYWLKHPAQNNLAPLPTEEKVKIITDFINRPHKEVQDLKNYEEWLRVQYGNYFAENFPFRYTRKYWGLEPRQLETKWVGNRMHAPDLTQVLAGAFEEQQQNFYYTKYMRYPKKGGFRSILDTCREGLDIQFNKEAVAIDPQAKTVTFADGTTTPYTRLISSIPLPEMAHIVKGMPEEVKRAAAALHNTCGYMVSLGFKRPDVAKYLWFYIYDEDILPARVYSPSMKSPDNVPDGCSSLQAEIFFDCKAKVPTKEEVLKNTIEKLSSMGLFKPEEIAVQDIRFEKYANITFDKDIYKNRQIVLDYLKSVGIESIGRFGQWAYYWTHQAFESGREII; encoded by the coding sequence GTGGGAATAGTAATTTTAGGAGCAGGGATAGCCGGCATTTCTGCCGGCTTCCATCTTAAAAAGGCAAATAAACCCAGCGTTATTTATGAAAAGACAAACGACTGGGGCGGTTTATGCGGAAACTTTACAATAAAAGGTTTCCGCTTTGATCGTTTTGTGCATTTTACTTTTACAGATGATCCCTATATCAAAGGAATTTTTGAAACTTCTTCCCCTCTTTTAGAACATCCGCCGGTATCGAGCAACTATTATAAAGGGTACTGGCTCAAGCACCCGGCACAAAATAATTTAGCACCGTTACCTACCGAAGAAAAAGTAAAAATCATCACAGATTTTATTAATCGTCCGCACAAAGAAGTGCAAGATTTGAAAAATTACGAAGAGTGGCTTCGTGTGCAGTACGGTAATTATTTTGCGGAAAATTTTCCGTTTCGCTATACCCGCAAATATTGGGGGTTAGAGCCGCGGCAGTTGGAAACCAAGTGGGTGGGCAACCGGATGCACGCGCCGGATTTAACACAGGTGTTGGCGGGAGCTTTTGAAGAACAACAACAAAATTTCTATTACACCAAATATATGCGCTACCCTAAAAAAGGGGGATTTCGCTCTATTTTAGATACATGCCGCGAGGGGTTGGATATTCAGTTCAACAAAGAAGCGGTAGCAATTGATCCGCAGGCCAAAACCGTTACTTTTGCCGATGGCACCACAACGCCTTACACGCGTTTAATTTCTTCGATCCCTTTGCCGGAAATGGCCCATATTGTAAAGGGAATGCCGGAAGAAGTAAAAAGAGCCGCAGCCGCACTGCATAATACGTGTGGGTATATGGTGTCATTAGGATTTAAGCGGCCCGATGTGGCAAAATATTTATGGTTTTATATTTACGATGAAGATATTTTGCCGGCGCGTGTCTATTCGCCCAGTATGAAATCACCCGACAATGTGCCGGATGGATGTAGCTCTTTGCAAGCGGAAATTTTCTTTGATTGTAAAGCAAAAGTTCCCACTAAAGAAGAAGTGCTTAAAAATACCATTGAAAAACTTTCGAGTATGGGGCTTTTTAAGCCGGAAGAAATTGCGGTGCAAGATATACGGTTTGAAAAATATGCCAATATTACCTTTGATAAGGATATTTACAAAAACCGCCAAATCGTATTAGATTATTTAAAGTCTGTTGGGATAGAAAGTATAGGGCGCTTTGGACAATGGGCGTATTATTGGACACATCAAGCCTTCGAAAGCGGCCGGGAGATCATTTGA
- the rfbG gene encoding CDP-glucose 4,6-dehydratase, whose product MKAFNDVYRGKTVLVTGHTGFKGSWLSIWLTSLGAKVIGYALDPYSQRSNYCASHLKNHLFADERGDMRDSARLEEVIAKYKPEIIFHLAAQALVRASYQNPKYTYETNLMGSLNLLEAVRKFDFIKTVIMITSDKCYENVEQIWGYKETDRMGGYDPYSSSKGCTELMIASYRNSFFNPKDYAKHGKAIASVRAGNVIGGGDWSDNRLIPDCIRYIEEGKDIEIRSPHATRPWEHVLEPLSGYLRVGQKLMEDPVGYAQGFNFGPSIECNKTVWEVVEYLVKYYGKGKVVDVSGVEMVHENTLLSLDVTKAYRMLQWKAMLNLHEAIEFTVDWYKEALHKDDMFEFCQKQIQAHMDKGYLWE is encoded by the coding sequence ATGAAAGCATTTAACGATGTGTACCGTGGAAAAACAGTTTTGGTGACCGGACATACCGGTTTTAAGGGAAGTTGGTTGTCTATTTGGCTGACTTCTTTGGGAGCGAAGGTCATAGGATATGCTTTGGACCCGTACTCTCAACGTAGCAATTATTGTGCATCTCACTTAAAAAATCATTTATTTGCCGATGAACGCGGAGATATGCGCGATAGTGCCCGACTGGAAGAAGTTATTGCCAAATACAAACCGGAAATTATTTTTCACCTGGCCGCACAAGCTCTGGTACGTGCCTCTTATCAAAACCCTAAATATACATATGAAACTAATTTGATGGGTTCATTAAATTTATTAGAGGCCGTGCGAAAATTTGATTTTATCAAAACGGTCATCATGATTACTTCTGATAAATGCTATGAAAATGTAGAACAAATTTGGGGCTATAAAGAAACCGACCGTATGGGCGGTTATGATCCTTATTCTTCTTCTAAAGGTTGTACGGAATTAATGATCGCTTCGTACCGTAATTCTTTCTTTAATCCGAAAGATTATGCCAAGCATGGCAAAGCAATCGCATCCGTGCGCGCCGGAAATGTTATTGGCGGTGGAGACTGGAGTGATAACCGGTTGATTCCCGATTGCATTCGCTACATTGAAGAAGGAAAAGATATTGAAATACGTAGCCCGCATGCCACCCGCCCTTGGGAACATGTGTTGGAACCGTTGTCCGGCTATTTGCGCGTAGGACAAAAACTAATGGAAGACCCGGTCGGGTATGCCCAAGGGTTTAACTTTGGCCCTTCCATTGAATGTAATAAAACCGTATGGGAAGTGGTGGAATACTTAGTTAAATACTACGGAAAAGGCAAAGTAGTAGATGTGTCCGGCGTGGAAATGGTGCATGAAAATACTTTGCTGAGTTTAGACGTAACGAAAGCATACCGTATGTTGCAATGGAAAGCGATGCTTAATTTGCATGAAGCAATTGAATTTACAGTAGATTGGTATAAAGAAGCGTTGCATAAAGATGATATGTTTGAATTCTGCCAAAAGCAAATTCAGGCGCATATGGATAAAGGTTATCTGTGGGAATAG
- a CDS encoding NAD(P)-dependent oxidoreductase: protein MDKRVLITGGTGFIGQQVVRQLLEKGYEVHSLVYPPFAPEQKGLIQHEMNVLDGQAVNAFLTEHKFESLIHLAWYVGKGCHGSDLNLDWVVATLNLLKSFKENGGKRFLGAGTISEYEYKYGYFTEDVTPTDPGTMYGNGKNSVYHLAKIFCKQNNIAFKWPRIFNLYGPNEKPQRLMPSVMVSCLKGEDVKVSDCLKFQDYLHVEDTARGIVTVFESDVNGSVNICSGKPVQLRYIVQKIAEMTDFKGKILWGAIPAAFGDEVVVGNNAKLLSLGWKPKYTLEEGLKQTIDWWKEHIK from the coding sequence ATGGATAAGCGTGTTTTAATTACGGGCGGTACCGGATTTATCGGGCAACAAGTAGTACGCCAATTATTGGAGAAAGGGTATGAAGTGCATAGCCTAGTTTATCCGCCTTTTGCACCGGAACAAAAAGGGCTCATTCAACATGAAATGAACGTGCTGGATGGACAAGCGGTTAATGCTTTTCTGACAGAACATAAGTTTGAAAGTTTGATTCATTTGGCTTGGTACGTAGGGAAAGGATGCCATGGGTCCGACTTAAATTTAGACTGGGTGGTAGCCACCTTGAACCTGCTGAAAAGTTTCAAAGAAAACGGCGGCAAACGCTTCCTAGGTGCGGGTACCATTTCGGAATATGAGTATAAGTACGGTTATTTTACCGAAGATGTTACTCCTACTGACCCCGGTACCATGTACGGGAATGGTAAAAATTCCGTCTATCATCTAGCTAAGATATTCTGCAAACAAAATAATATCGCTTTCAAATGGCCGCGGATTTTTAACTTATACGGTCCTAACGAAAAGCCTCAACGCCTGATGCCGTCGGTGATGGTGTCTTGTTTGAAAGGGGAAGATGTTAAAGTAAGCGATTGTCTTAAGTTCCAAGATTATCTGCATGTCGAAGATACTGCTCGTGGAATTGTGACGGTGTTTGAGTCCGACGTAAATGGATCGGTAAACATTTGCTCCGGTAAGCCGGTGCAATTACGCTATATTGTGCAAAAAATTGCCGAAATGACGGACTTTAAAGGGAAAATTTTATGGGGTGCTATCCCGGCAGCGTTTGGGGATGAAGTAGTGGTGGGAAATAATGCCAAGCTTTTGTCCTTGGGATGGAAACCTAAATATACTTTGGAAGAAGGATTAAAACAAACTATTGATTGGTGGAAGGAGCATATAAAATGA
- the rfbF gene encoding glucose-1-phosphate cytidylyltransferase encodes MKVLLLAGGLGTRLGEETSLRPKPMVEIGGYPILWHIMKLYTHYGFTEFIVLCGYKSEVIKEYFLNYYTNNSDVTINFSNNEVDIHRTSAEPWKVTMIYTGRNNMTGSRIKQARHYVGKHPFMLTYGDGVADVDIKKLVECHKKSGKLATLTAVQPSGRFGALNIENDGQITRFQEKPKGDGMWVNGGFFVCQPEVFDYIPDGDQVIWEREPLQNLANAGQLNAYKHSGFWHPMDTLKDKMDLNALWEQGKAPWKLWNK; translated from the coding sequence ATGAAAGTATTGTTGCTGGCAGGTGGACTCGGAACACGTTTGGGCGAGGAAACATCCTTGCGCCCTAAACCAATGGTAGAGATCGGCGGATACCCTATTCTATGGCATATTATGAAACTTTATACGCATTACGGATTTACGGAATTTATTGTCCTATGCGGTTATAAAAGCGAAGTAATCAAAGAATATTTCCTAAACTACTATACCAACAACTCCGACGTAACTATTAATTTCTCCAACAATGAAGTGGACATTCACCGCACCTCCGCAGAGCCTTGGAAAGTAACCATGATTTATACCGGCCGCAATAACATGACCGGCAGCCGCATCAAACAAGCCCGCCACTATGTGGGCAAACATCCGTTTATGCTCACGTACGGAGACGGCGTGGCCGATGTGGATATTAAGAAACTGGTGGAATGCCACAAAAAATCCGGCAAATTGGCCACATTAACTGCGGTACAGCCTTCGGGTCGTTTTGGTGCATTGAACATTGAAAATGATGGTCAAATCACGCGTTTCCAAGAGAAACCGAAAGGAGACGGCATGTGGGTCAATGGTGGGTTTTTTGTATGCCAGCCGGAAGTGTTTGATTATATTCCCGACGGAGATCAAGTAATTTGGGAAAGAGAACCTTTGCAAAACCTAGCCAACGCCGGCCAACTCAATGCTTACAAACACAGCGGTTTTTGGCATCCGATGGATACACTTAAAGACAAAATGGACTTAAATGCCCTGTGGGAACAAGGCAAAGCCCCTTGGAAATTGTGGAATAAATAG
- a CDS encoding diphosphate--fructose-6-phosphate 1-phosphotransferase, which produces MANKNAVSPLQQHRCAYKPVLPEILKKGACFIKPKAGKATQSVADQAAVKKMFPHTYGMPEITFVKGANPAIGKKAIKAAVVLSGGQAPGGHNVIAGLLDGLKKTNPKNKLYGFLGGPSGILDNKFKEITPKLMEGYRNTGGFDLIQSGRTKIETEEQLATALANLKKNKFNALVIVGGDDSNTNAGVLAEYFKAHGADICVIGVPKTIDGDLKNDKIETSFGFDTATKIYAEMVGNICRDVNSARKYWHFIRLMGRSASHITLEVAHKTQPNVTLIGEEVLAKKMTLKQIIDYLAGIIAARAKQGKNFGVVLVPEGLIEFIPEMKALIAALNDLLADHEAALSKMNTVAEKKAFIISKLPKKLADLMSSLPEGIAAQLMLDRDPHGNVQVSLIETEKLLIDMLRTKLAALKKAGKYNGKFSTITHFFGYEGRCGVPSTFDANYTYALGFNAAALALNNCTGYLSSVRKLTKKATQWECGGVPLTMMMNMERRKGKEKPVIRKALVELNGPVFKAFAKQRDLWAMSESYLFPGPIQYFGPAEITDMTTYTLAFERGGKK; this is translated from the coding sequence ATGGCAAATAAAAACGCTGTTTCTCCTCTGCAACAGCACCGTTGCGCTTATAAACCGGTGCTGCCGGAAATCTTGAAAAAAGGCGCTTGCTTTATTAAACCCAAAGCAGGCAAAGCCACCCAAAGCGTGGCTGACCAAGCTGCAGTAAAGAAAATGTTCCCCCATACTTACGGTATGCCGGAGATCACTTTTGTAAAAGGAGCCAACCCGGCTATCGGCAAAAAAGCCATTAAAGCCGCCGTTGTATTGTCCGGCGGACAAGCTCCGGGCGGTCATAACGTAATTGCCGGCCTACTGGACGGATTGAAAAAAACCAATCCCAAAAACAAATTGTATGGTTTTTTGGGTGGCCCGAGCGGCATTTTGGACAATAAATTCAAAGAAATTACCCCCAAACTCATGGAAGGTTACCGCAATACCGGCGGTTTTGATTTAATCCAATCCGGACGCACCAAAATCGAAACCGAAGAACAATTAGCCACCGCATTAGCTAACTTGAAGAAAAACAAATTCAATGCATTAGTAATTGTCGGCGGAGATGATTCTAATACCAATGCCGGCGTGTTGGCGGAATATTTTAAGGCCCACGGGGCAGACATTTGTGTAATTGGCGTTCCCAAGACTATTGACGGGGACCTGAAAAATGACAAGATTGAAACCTCCTTCGGTTTTGATACCGCCACCAAAATCTATGCCGAAATGGTGGGCAATATCTGCCGCGATGTCAATTCGGCCCGCAAATACTGGCACTTCATTCGCTTAATGGGGCGCAGTGCTTCTCACATTACGCTGGAAGTAGCACACAAAACCCAGCCCAATGTCACCTTAATCGGCGAAGAAGTTTTAGCCAAAAAAATGACCTTGAAACAAATCATTGATTACTTGGCCGGCATTATTGCGGCACGGGCCAAACAAGGCAAAAACTTTGGTGTAGTGCTGGTACCGGAAGGGTTAATTGAATTTATTCCGGAAATGAAGGCTTTAATTGCCGCGTTAAATGACCTACTGGCAGACCATGAAGCCGCACTAAGCAAAATGAACACGGTTGCGGAAAAGAAAGCCTTCATCATTTCCAAATTGCCGAAAAAATTGGCCGATTTGATGAGTTCTCTACCGGAAGGAATTGCCGCACAACTGATGTTGGACCGCGATCCGCACGGCAATGTACAGGTTTCTTTGATTGAAACGGAAAAACTGTTAATTGATATGTTGCGCACCAAATTAGCCGCTCTCAAAAAAGCCGGCAAGTATAATGGCAAATTTTCCACCATTACGCATTTCTTCGGTTACGAAGGTCGCTGCGGAGTACCGTCCACCTTTGATGCCAATTATACGTACGCTTTAGGTTTTAATGCGGCCGCGTTGGCTCTCAATAACTGCACGGGCTATTTATCCTCCGTACGCAAATTGACCAAAAAAGCCACTCAATGGGAATGCGGTGGTGTACCTTTGACCATGATGATGAATATGGAACGCCGCAAAGGCAAAGAAAAACCGGTTATCCGCAAAGCCTTAGTAGAACTCAACGGGCCGGTCTTTAAGGCCTTTGCCAAACAACGTGATTTATGGGCGATGAGCGAATCCTATTTGTTCCCGGGACCGATCCAATACTTCGGGCCGGCCGAAATCACGGATATGACTACTTATACGCTGGCCTTTGAACGCGGCGGTAAGAAATAA
- the galE gene encoding UDP-glucose 4-epimerase GalE, with protein MKSILVMGGAGYIGSHTVKHLVEQGYHCVVADNLSSGHREAVHPQAAFEEADLLDPVSLEAVFSKYDFEAVLHFAAFASVGESVQDPQKYYQNNVIGTWNLLQAMLRHGVKKIVFSSTCATYGEPQYTPIDEKHPQHPINPYGRTKLVVENIFADYAKAYGLKYIALRYFNAAGCSSDGSIGESHDPETHLIPLVLRAVQGKRDCIQIFGTDYPTPDGTCLRDYIHVEDLAVAHRLALEKLDSYSGYINLGTGVKTSVKDIIAAVEAETGKKCPVRTAARRAGDPAELYAANGKAEEVLGWKPKYMLKDIIATAWNWEEHKKY; from the coding sequence ATGAAATCTATTTTAGTCATGGGCGGAGCGGGTTATATCGGCTCTCATACCGTTAAACATTTGGTGGAACAAGGCTATCACTGCGTGGTGGCGGATAATTTGTCCAGCGGCCACCGGGAAGCTGTGCATCCTCAGGCTGCTTTTGAAGAAGCGGATTTATTAGATCCGGTTTCTTTGGAGGCGGTTTTTTCAAAATACGATTTTGAAGCAGTGTTACATTTTGCGGCATTTGCCAGCGTGGGCGAGAGTGTGCAAGACCCGCAAAAATATTATCAAAACAATGTAATCGGAACTTGGAATTTGTTACAAGCCATGCTTAGGCACGGAGTGAAGAAAATCGTTTTTTCCAGCACGTGTGCCACCTATGGCGAGCCGCAATATACTCCCATAGATGAGAAACATCCACAACATCCGATTAATCCGTATGGACGCACTAAACTGGTAGTAGAAAATATCTTTGCCGATTATGCAAAAGCATACGGCCTAAAATACATAGCACTACGGTATTTTAATGCGGCAGGGTGTTCCAGTGACGGATCTATCGGAGAGTCTCATGATCCGGAAACGCATTTGATTCCGCTGGTATTGCGTGCGGTGCAGGGAAAGCGGGATTGCATCCAGATTTTCGGTACGGATTATCCCACCCCGGACGGTACCTGTTTGCGCGATTATATTCACGTGGAAGATTTGGCAGTAGCCCACCGGTTGGCATTAGAAAAATTAGATAGTTATAGCGGATATATTAATTTAGGTACCGGTGTTAAGACTTCCGTTAAGGATATTATTGCCGCCGTGGAAGCGGAAACCGGCAAAAAATGTCCGGTGCGCACGGCTGCTCGTCGTGCCGGAGACCCGGCGGAATTATATGCCGCTAATGGCAAGGCCGAAGAAGTGCTGGGTTGGAAGCCAAAATATATGCTCAAGGATATTATTGCCACAGCGTGGAATTGGGAAGAGCATAAAAAGTATTGA
- a CDS encoding metallophosphoesterase family protein — MKYGVLSDIHGNLEAFEAVLGCLQQAGVDQYIFCGDLVGYGPDPEACVQKYLELSSAGKAIGVLGNHDAIFVHPELQEYFNTDALLALDWSAQQLSKKSIRTISYLPGIIQQENFAVVHGTPRDPIKEYFFSSMQFHSMYQKWEGQILFVGHTHVPFFMLGNEQVCHVHTVTQQQTLLLDKNARYVINPGSVGKPRDNDTRAAFGIWDSERQEFHFLRQSYPYEKTQDKMKAAGLPEPLIESLGLGL; from the coding sequence ATGAAATACGGAGTCCTATCAGATATTCACGGTAATTTAGAAGCCTTTGAAGCGGTGTTGGGTTGTTTACAACAAGCCGGCGTGGACCAATATATTTTTTGCGGAGATTTGGTGGGATACGGCCCGGATCCGGAAGCCTGCGTGCAAAAATATTTAGAATTATCTTCCGCCGGAAAAGCCATCGGAGTATTGGGCAATCACGATGCTATTTTTGTCCACCCGGAACTGCAGGAATACTTTAATACAGACGCACTTTTAGCCCTGGATTGGAGTGCTCAACAATTAAGCAAAAAATCAATCCGCACGATTTCTTATCTGCCGGGAATTATTCAGCAAGAAAATTTTGCAGTTGTACACGGTACGCCGCGTGATCCTATTAAGGAATACTTTTTTAGCAGTATGCAGTTTCACAGTATGTATCAAAAGTGGGAAGGGCAAATTTTGTTTGTGGGCCACACGCACGTTCCTTTTTTTATGTTGGGCAATGAACAAGTGTGCCACGTCCACACCGTTACCCAACAACAAACGCTTCTATTAGATAAAAATGCACGTTATGTGATTAACCCGGGCTCTGTAGGAAAGCCCCGCGACAATGATACCCGCGCTGCCTTTGGCATTTGGGACAGCGAGCGGCAAGAATTCCACTTTTTACGCCAATCTTACCCCTACGAAAAAACCCAAGACAAAATGAAAGCGGCCGGTCTGCCTGAACCATTGATAGAAAGTTTAGGACTGGGATTGTAA